Proteins from a single region of Gorilla gorilla gorilla isolate KB3781 chromosome 16, NHGRI_mGorGor1-v2.1_pri, whole genome shotgun sequence:
- the HYKK gene encoding hydroxylysine kinase isoform X2 translates to MSSGNDQQSEALSKPTFSEEQASALVESVFGLKVSKVRPLPSYDDQNFHVYVSKTKDGPTEYVLKISNTKASKNPDLIEVQNHIIMFLKAAGFPTASVCHTKGDNTASLVSVDSGSEIKSYLVRLLTYLPGRPIAELPISPQLLYEIGKLAAKLDKTLQRFHHPKLSSLHRENFIWNLKNVPLLEKYLYALGQNRNREIVEHVIRLFKEEVMTKLSHFRE, encoded by the exons ATGTCAAGTGGAAATGATCAGCAGTCAGAGGCTCTTAGCAAACCCACTTTCAGTGAGGAACAAGCCTCTGCGTTAGTGGAGTCAGTGTTTGGGTTGAAAGTTTCCAAGGTCCGGCCACTTCCTAGCTATGATGACCAAAACTTTCATGTCTACGTTTCAAAAACCAAAGATGGCCCAACTGAATATGTCCTCAAAATAAGCAACACCAAGGCTAGCAAAAATCCAGACCTGATTGAAGTGCAGAATCACATCATCATGTTTCTGAAAGCCGCTGGATTTCCAACAGCCTCTGTGTGTCACACTAAAGGAGACAACACAGCTTCTCTCGTGTCTGTAG ATAGTGGCTCTGAAATCAAAAGCTACTTGGTGAGGCTGCTGACTTACCTCCCAGGAAGACCCATCGCTGAGCTTCCCATCAGCCCCCAGCtattgtatgaaattggaaaactaGCTGCCAAATTGGATAAGACACTGCAG AGATTCCATCACCCAAAGTTAAGTAGTCTTCATCGGGAGAACTTCATCTGGAATCTGAAAAATGTTCCTCTTCTGGAGAAATACCTGTATGCCCTGGGCCAGAATCGAAACCGAGAGATTGTTGAGCATGTCATTCGTCTGTTCAAGGAGGAAGTAATGACCAAATTAAGTCATTTTCGAGAAT